In Aspergillus fumigatus Af293 chromosome 2, whole genome shotgun sequence, a genomic segment contains:
- a CDS encoding threonine aldolase GLY1 has protein sequence MGPMAGSVVGRVPAQQNSTCEVSSLQCSGRHEELIRKNTQGDTMTKPTPSMLEAICQTTLLDDVFEEDPVTNDLQAYVAERTGHQSALLVMSGTMGNQVAIRTHLVQPPYSVLCDHRSHIVRYEAGGVSSLTGAMVQPIVPSNGIHLTLEDIQKHAVLDEDVHYCPTKLISLENTLDGMVMPLAEARRITEWAHQNGVKVHLDGARLWEAVVSGAGSLPEYAGLFDSVSLCFSKGLGAPIGSIIVGSTEFIKKARWFRKSIGGGVRQAGVIAAAARVALEETFGPDPNGQKGKLRETHINAKRVAEMWTTRGGKLQHPVHTNMVWLNLESSGVGPNDLAEIGKELGLKLLGGRIVVHYQVSEKALNRLGQVFDRALSGEYQRSTDQSTPYGMKR, from the exons ATGGGACCAATGGCAGGATCAGTAGTTGGCAGGGTGCCGGCGCAGCAGAATTCGACTTGCGAAGTGAGTTCTTTGCAGTGCAGTGGAAGACACGAGGAACTAATACGGAAGAACACCCAAGGCGACACGATGACCAAGCCTACCCCATCGATGCTCGAAGCAATCTGTCAGACAACCTTGTTGGACGACGTTTTTGAAGAGGATCCTGTGACAAATGACCTCCAAGCCTACGTCGCCGAACGGACTGGCCATCAGAGCGCCTTACTCGTCATGTCGGGGACTATGGGCAATCAGGTTGCGATTCGGACACATCTCGTGCAACCTCCTTACTCCGTTCTCTGTGATCATCGCTCTCACATTGTGCGCTACGAGGCCGGAGGCGTCAGCTCTCTGACAGGGGCCATGGTACAACCTATCGTGCCGAGTAACGGTATTCACCTTACTCTAGAGGACATTCAAAAGCACGCAGTGCTCGATGAAGACGTACATTACTGCCCAACAAAGCTTATCAGCTTGGAGAATACCCTGGATGGCATGGTGATGCCTCTGGCCGAAGCTCGTCGGATCACAGAATGGGCTCATCAGAACGGAGTCAAGGTGCATTTGGACGGCGCGAGACTTTGGGAAGCAGTGGTTTCTGGAGCCGGCAGCTTGCCAGAATATGCTGGCCTGTTCGACAGTGTGAGTCTCTGCTTCTCAAAAGGCTTGGGAGCACCGATTGGGAGCATCATCGTCGGATCCACTGAATTCATAAAGAAGGCTCGCTGGTTTCGCAAATCCATCGGTGGCGGCGTTCGTCAGGCTGGGGTAATTGCTGCGGCTGCGCGGGTGGCCCTCGAGGAGACTTTCGGGCCAGATCCCAACGGTCAGAAGGGTAAACTTCGAGAAACTCACATCAATGCCAAGAGAGTCGCTGAGATGTGGACAACCCGTGGCGGCAAGTTGCAACATCCAGTACATACCAACATGGTATGGCTGAACCTTGAATCCTCTGGTGTAGGTCCCAATGACCTGGCTGAGATCGGAAAGGAGCTTGGCCTCAAATTACTCGGAGGCCGAATCGTCGTGCATTATC AGGTTTCCGAGAAAGCGCTCAACAGACTGGGGCAGGTTTTTGATCGCGCTCTGAGTGGCGAATACCAGCGCAGCACAGATCAAAGTACTCCTTATGGGATGAAACGGTAA